The Candidatus Dormiibacterota bacterium genomic sequence GGTCCTGGGGCTGGGACGGCATCAGCAGCGGGCGCAGGCCGACCTGCAGCGACCTCTCCGCGGCCCGCGCCGCGCGGCCCGCCGACCGCACCGACGCGAACGTCGCCACCGCCAGCACGAGGGTGCCGCCGGCGGTCGCGAGCGAGGAGATCGTCGCCCAGTCGGCCACCCCGACAGGGTACCGAGCCGCGCGAAGTTCCTGATGGTCGAGTGAGGCTGACCCCTCGGCGCTCCGGCGGTATACGCTTCACCGTCGCGGTGGCCCTTCTGATCACCGGCGAGAGGGCCTGCCGGGGTGATGCGGATCCAGGTGCGCGACTACGAGCCCGACGACGCCGACGGTGTCGCGCTGCTGTGCGTCGAGCTGGGGTGTGCGTCGCTCACCGATCCGCACGTGGTCGACCGAGTGTTCTGCGCACCGGGCGTCAGTGCGGTGGTCGCCGTCCACCGCAACGAGGTCGTCGGCTTCGCGCAGGCCCAGGGCGACGGCCTGCTGCAGTCGCACCTCAGCGTGCTCGCGGTGGCTCCGGCGCACCGGCGCCGTGGGGTCGCCCGCAGGCTCGTCCAGACGGTGTTCGCCGCCACCGGGACGCTGCGCATGGACGTGGTCACCGACTCCGCCGACGCCTTCGTCCGCACCCTGCCGCACCAGGCGATGTCCGGGTACCGGGTCCACCCCGGCACCAACCGCTGAGTGCCGGCGCGGGCTCACACCGTCGGGAACAGCGGCGGCAGCCAGGCGGGATGGACGAGCACCATGGCGCCGAACGACAGCAGGGCGACGCCGACGGGCACGGCCCCGCGGTCGCCGCCGGGCCCGGTCTTCTCGAAGACCATCACCGCGGTGAACGCCGCCATCCAG encodes the following:
- a CDS encoding GNAT family N-acetyltransferase, with product MRIQVRDYEPDDADGVALLCVELGCASLTDPHVVDRVFCAPGVSAVVAVHRNEVVGFAQAQGDGLLQSHLSVLAVAPAHRRRGVARRLVQTVFAATGTLRMDVVTDSADAFVRTLPHQAMSGYRVHPGTNR